Sequence from the Porphyromonadaceae bacterium W3.11 genome:
ATAAGAGATATGGAAAAGAAAAATGTAAGATGGGATCGCTGGGATACTCGTATCCTTGACCCAAAAGAGCAGCTAAAATTGATAGATATGTATCGTCGTTCGGGAGCTAAAACGAAGTCTGATTTCGTTAGGGCAAGACTCTTTGGTGAGGAGTTTAAGGTGGTCACAGTAGATAAATCTGCCGTGGATTATTATCGTAAACTCTCCGAATTAACCTCTCAAATTCACAAGATTGGTGTGCTATATAATCAGGCTGTTCGGGCAATTAATAGCTACCATTCAGTCAAGACTGCCCAGATATTACTCGAAAAATTGGTGGAGCTATCGGGGCAGATTATTGCTTTGCAAGAGCAGACAGTAGAACTCACCATTGACTATCGGAAGAAGAGATGATTGCGAAGATTTCTGCAACAGCCAATCTCGGGGGTACACTTGGCTACAACTTTAGGAAAGTGGAGCAGATGGAGGCTACTGTACTATTGGCAAATGGACTCTATCAGCAGAGTGGTCAGCCCTACACGATGGAGCAGGTTTTGGAGGATATGCAGTTGGCTATTCCAGATAGGTGCAGAACGAAGAAGGTGGTCTTTCACTGTTCGCTCAATCCACACCCTGATGAGCATCTGGACGATGATACTTTGAGGGCGATTGCCCAGGAGTATATGGAGGAGCTGGGGTATGGGGAGCAACCTTATATCGTCTTCAAGCACTCGGACATCGCTCGAGAGCATATCCACATCGTTTCACTTCGAGTGGATAGCGGGGGACAAAAGGTAAACGACAGATTTGAAAAGTGGCGAAGTAAGCGGATTACTACTGCCTTAGAAGAGAAGTATAGTCTGATATCGAGCTCTAAGAAGTCAGTAAAAGAGGAGAAACCTGCATTGCCTATGGCGGTGGATATAAATCAAGGGGATATCAAGCAACAGATAGAGGGTGTGATGCAGTTTGTACTGAAGCATTACACTTTTCAATCGCTTGGTGAACTCAATGCAGCACTTGCCCCATATCAACTGAGTGCTGAAGAGGTAAAGCGGGAGTATCGAGGCAAACAGTATGATGGCGTGGTTTATGCTCCAACAGATAGCAAGGGTAATAAAGTAGGAACACCAATACATGCTTCAGAGATTGGGAGAGGTGTGGGGTATGATGCTCTAGAGAGGCGAATGGAGCAGTCTAAGTCTTTAATTGCTACACACCTTGGAACTGTGCGTGGTCGTCTCTTGGAGGTGATGCGCTCATCTCCTCAGACGATAGAGGAGCTTCAGAAAGGATTAAAGCAGGTCGGTTTGCGAGCTTTTATCCGAAAAAATGAGGGCGGACGGCTCTATGGCATCACCTGTATAGACGACAAGGAGGGTATTGTAGTCAATGGCTCACGCTTAGGAAAAGGCTACTCTGCTAATGTCTTTAATACTTACTTTGCTAATCCAGCTCTCAATCCTTTTCTCAATGAGACTCTATACCGCATTCCTTTAGCCCCTAACCCTCCTATGGAGGACTTAATCAATGAAAATCCCCCTTTAGGGGGCTGGGAGGAGAGTGATGTAATAGGAGAACTAATTGATGAGCTACCAGTAAATAGAGGTAACGATGATTGGAAGGAGGCAGCTTGGCAACGCAAACTCCGCCGTCAGAATCGTCCTCGCTTAAAGGGTAAGAGAAGATAATGGTTTGTGCGTGCCTTGACATTGCAGAGCAGGTGCAGTGCAAGGCGATAAGAGTGAGGCTGAAGGGAGCATACAAAGGTATGTGACCAAAGTCAAATCTCGCAAGCAACGCAGTAATGTACCTGCTATACGATGTCAAGATATGGGACAAGAAGATGATTTGAGAGGCTTAGGCAAAGTGATGGACTTTATGAGGGGGATTTCTATTCTCTTCGTCATCATCAACTGCTACTGGTTTTGCTATGAGGCATTTCGCGAGTGGCACTTCACCATCAGTGTGGTAGATACCATTCTGATGAACTTTCAGAGGACGACGGGGCTATTCAACTCAATACTCTGGACGAAGCTCTTTAGTGTGCTGTTCCTTGGACTTTCATGCTTGGGAACACGAGGAGTTAAGGAGGAGAAAATTACTTGGGCTAAGATTTGGACGGTATTAGCCATTGGATTTGTATTCTTCTTCCTTAATTGGTGGCTATTAGCTCTGCTCTTTAGTAGTGTAGGGAATGCTTCACTTTATATCTTCACACTCTCTGTCGGATATATTTGCCTACTGATGGGTGGAGTCTGGATGAGCAGATTGCTAAAGAACAACCTAATGGACGATGTCTTCAACATCGAGAATGAGAGCTTTCAGCAGGAGACTAGGCTAATGACCAATGAGTATTCGGTCAATCTGCCCACTCGTTTCTATTACAAGAAGAAATGGAACAATGGTTGGATCAACATCGTTAACCCATTTCGTGCTTCTATGGTGCTGGGGACTCCCGGGTCGGGTAAGTCGTATGCAATTGTCAATAACTACATCAAGCAACAGATTGAGAAAGGTTTTGCTATGTATATCTACGACTATAAGTTCCCC
This genomic interval carries:
- the mobB gene encoding conjugal transfer protein MobB → MIAKISATANLGGTLGYNFRKVEQMEATVLLANGLYQQSGQPYTMEQVLEDMQLAIPDRCRTKKVVFHCSLNPHPDEHLDDDTLRAIAQEYMEELGYGEQPYIVFKHSDIAREHIHIVSLRVDSGGQKVNDRFEKWRSKRITTALEEKYSLISSSKKSVKEEKPALPMAVDINQGDIKQQIEGVMQFVLKHYTFQSLGELNAALAPYQLSAEEVKREYRGKQYDGVVYAPTDSKGNKVGTPIHASEIGRGVGYDALERRMEQSKSLIATHLGTVRGRLLEVMRSSPQTIEELQKGLKQVGLRAFIRKNEGGRLYGITCIDDKEGIVVNGSRLGKGYSANVFNTYFANPALNPFLNETLYRIPLAPNPPMEDLINENPPLGGWEESDVIGELIDELPVNRGNDDWKEAAWQRKLRRQNRPRLKGKRR